The Acidobacteriota bacterium genome has a segment encoding these proteins:
- a CDS encoding TonB-dependent receptor: protein MGKKVAILAVFLLAIASFGLAQQVNAKLFGVVSDSEGNPLPGVSVIATSPKMVGQATAVSDSTGTFRLMGLVPGTYKVVFSLQGFQTLVREGIIVSLEQTITLHETLQVGTLAEQITVVGKSPLIDVKSTVKGMTMTKEVFDNLPKGRDFDSLITAIPGVSNESIIGGTSVDGASGLENVYYIDGTDVTDIVYGDRAQGAAFEFVDEVQVKASGYQAEFGGSLGGVVSVITRSGGNEFHGEVVGYYSGSPLRDKYRETLELNLADDSVATYYPYEVLTGRNRDNRFEVGASLGGYIIKDKLWFFGSFLPVFYGNTRTVNYTSDGVTVDATRDWFRRQTNINFNAKLTSQPFKNVRLSASFVNNWYEYKGDLSNAYGDPNPTVSYDDYGFTYPNYSASATADITLTNNLFVSLRGGYFMTNQNNQLVAPTTPCFQFLTEAPGGYFRTTNIGLVGLDGTPVPVEYQRPTGYYNYARANSPVVNKSLNEKYSVNADLTYYLTAGGEHAFKIGAQWVRQGQNYDATANYPVLFFGWNRDFVAYSVNYGRGNYGYYGVRGNDVTGPYGDFYDAYSNRWALYIQDSWTIKDRFTINLGLRTESEYIPSYATGNPEFENIKAVKFGFGDKLAPRFGFVYDVFGDSTLKVFGSLGWFYDVMKLQMAAGSYGGFKWKSTYYKLDTYEWDKIGVDGYFPGDFLLPAPYTFDFRPVSFDSTDPGMKPMSMREISLGVEKKLMTDLSVSLRFVNKHLLWAIEDIGVLLPEGEFYYTTNPGGAFIKEKYAAARAAGLIPANAPDCPKATRNYYGVNFAVDKRFSNAWMAGFSYTWSRLWGNYNGLASGDEYGRTDPNTERYFDLWYLAFDRNLKPVDGVLPGDRTHYFKAYGSYTLPFGLTAGLIVNAYSGLATSTEWALDVQGYLPNGRNDLGRSPFTLFANAYLAYQFKVGKNSFEVNLNVDNVTNTKTAQRIYAIYNQGTVTVPEDVIASGSGWDINDYSPVLDPRFKQKMNFYGPISARVGLRFSF from the coding sequence ATGGGTAAGAAAGTAGCGATTTTAGCGGTGTTCCTGCTCGCGATCGCCAGCTTCGGGCTCGCTCAGCAGGTCAACGCCAAGCTCTTCGGCGTCGTCAGCGATTCCGAAGGCAATCCGCTGCCCGGGGTGAGCGTCATCGCGACGTCTCCCAAGATGGTCGGCCAGGCCACCGCCGTGTCCGACTCGACGGGCACGTTCCGCCTCATGGGCCTGGTGCCCGGCACCTACAAGGTCGTCTTCTCGCTCCAGGGCTTCCAGACCCTCGTCCGCGAGGGCATCATCGTCAGCCTGGAGCAGACGATCACGCTTCATGAGACCCTGCAGGTCGGGACGCTGGCGGAGCAGATCACGGTCGTCGGCAAATCGCCCTTGATCGACGTCAAGAGCACGGTCAAGGGGATGACGATGACCAAGGAGGTCTTCGACAACCTGCCCAAGGGCCGCGACTTCGATTCGCTGATCACGGCCATCCCCGGCGTTTCCAACGAGAGCATCATCGGCGGCACGTCGGTCGACGGCGCGTCGGGCCTGGAGAACGTCTATTACATCGACGGCACCGACGTCACGGACATCGTCTACGGCGACCGCGCCCAGGGCGCGGCCTTCGAGTTCGTCGACGAGGTCCAGGTCAAGGCCTCCGGGTATCAGGCCGAATTCGGCGGCTCGCTGGGCGGCGTCGTCAGCGTCATCACCCGCTCCGGCGGCAACGAGTTCCACGGCGAGGTGGTCGGCTACTACAGCGGGTCTCCGCTCCGCGACAAGTACCGCGAGACGCTGGAGCTCAACCTGGCCGACGACTCGGTCGCGACCTATTACCCGTACGAGGTCCTGACCGGGCGGAACCGGGACAACCGGTTCGAGGTCGGCGCTAGCCTGGGCGGCTATATCATCAAGGATAAGCTCTGGTTCTTCGGGTCGTTCCTGCCGGTGTTCTACGGTAACACCCGGACCGTCAACTACACCAGCGACGGCGTCACGGTCGATGCCACGAGGGACTGGTTCCGTAGACAGACGAACATCAACTTCAACGCCAAGCTGACCTCCCAGCCCTTCAAGAACGTGCGCCTCTCCGCCTCGTTCGTCAACAACTGGTACGAGTACAAGGGCGACCTGTCGAACGCGTACGGCGACCCCAACCCGACCGTTTCCTACGACGACTACGGCTTCACCTATCCCAACTACTCGGCCAGCGCCACGGCCGACATCACCCTGACCAACAACCTCTTCGTGTCGCTCCGCGGCGGGTATTTCATGACCAACCAGAACAATCAGCTCGTGGCGCCCACCACGCCCTGCTTCCAGTTCCTGACCGAAGCGCCCGGCGGCTACTTCCGGACGACCAACATCGGCCTGGTCGGGCTGGACGGGACCCCGGTCCCGGTGGAATACCAGAGGCCGACCGGCTACTATAACTACGCCCGGGCCAACTCGCCGGTCGTGAACAAATCCCTCAACGAGAAGTACAGCGTCAACGCCGACCTGACCTACTACCTCACGGCCGGCGGCGAGCACGCCTTCAAGATCGGCGCACAGTGGGTCCGCCAGGGTCAGAACTACGACGCCACGGCGAACTATCCCGTGCTCTTCTTCGGCTGGAATCGCGACTTCGTCGCCTACAGCGTCAACTATGGCCGCGGCAACTACGGCTACTACGGCGTCCGCGGCAACGACGTGACCGGTCCCTACGGCGATTTCTACGACGCCTACAGCAACCGCTGGGCCCTCTACATCCAGGATTCCTGGACGATCAAGGACCGGTTCACGATCAACCTGGGCCTGCGCACCGAGTCCGAGTACATCCCCTCCTACGCCACGGGCAATCCGGAGTTCGAGAACATCAAGGCGGTCAAGTTCGGCTTCGGCGACAAGCTGGCGCCGCGCTTCGGCTTCGTCTATGACGTTTTCGGCGACTCGACCCTCAAGGTCTTCGGATCGCTGGGCTGGTTCTACGACGTCATGAAGCTGCAGATGGCGGCCGGCTCCTACGGCGGCTTCAAGTGGAAAAGCACCTACTACAAGCTCGACACGTACGAGTGGGACAAGATCGGCGTCGACGGCTACTTCCCGGGCGATTTCCTCCTGCCGGCCCCGTACACCTTCGATTTCCGGCCGGTCTCGTTCGACTCGACCGATCCCGGCATGAAGCCGATGAGCATGCGGGAGATCAGCCTCGGCGTCGAGAAGAAGCTGATGACGGACCTGTCGGTGTCGCTCCGGTTCGTCAACAAGCACCTGCTCTGGGCCATCGAGGACATCGGCGTCCTGCTCCCCGAGGGCGAGTTCTACTACACGACCAATCCCGGCGGGGCCTTCATCAAGGAGAAGTACGCCGCCGCCCGGGCCGCGGGGCTGATCCCGGCCAACGCCCCGGATTGCCCGAAGGCCACGAGGAACTACTACGGCGTCAACTTCGCCGTTGACAAGAGGTTCTCCAACGCCTGGATGGCCGGCTTCTCCTACACCTGGAGCCGGCTGTGGGGCAACTACAACGGCCTGGCCTCGGGCGACGAATACGGCCGCACCGACCCGAACACCGAACGGTACTTCGACCTCTGGTACCTGGCCTTCGACCGGAACCTCAAGCCTGTCGACGGCGTCCTGCCCGGCGACCGGACGCATTACTTCAAGGCCTACGGTTCCTACACGCTCCCGTTCGGCCTGACCGCGGGGCTCATCGTCAACGCCTATTCGGGCCTGGCGACCTCCACGGAATGGGCCCTGGACGTCCAGGGCTACCTGCCCAACGGACGGAACGATCTGGGCCGGTCGCCGTTCACGCTCTTCGCCAACGCCTACCTGGCCTACCAGTTCAAGGTCGGGAAGAACAGCTTCGAGGTCAACCTGAACGTCGACAACGTGACCAACACGAAGACGGCCCAGCGGATCTACGCCATCTATAACCAGGGCACGGTCACGGTCCCCGAAGATGTCATCGCTTCCGGCTCCGGCTGGGACATCAATGATTACTCCCCCGTTCTCGATCCCCGGTTCAAGCAGAAAATGAACTTCTACGGGCCGATCAGCGCCCGCGTCGGGCTCCGGTTCTCGTTCTAG
- a CDS encoding tetratricopeptide repeat protein encodes MTGDQAVRRTVSAGLLLGVLAGASGLAAQDRKGVSAYSAGDFEKATAIFGDAAARSKDAETRCRNLLMMARSCRAAGRAGEAVLVYREVLARVEQGWTWVSSRKIKRDLGWALLESGDPASAVASFAEAVTDALVRERPTDAAEAYAGLAEAYRAGGSPDDALAAQKSAVELSPRDPRMYLALASIYVGMRRYGDALAAANCAADINLDAISRRAAGPAAAGGAGDGRLDAECFLTAGSVRLAMGDLKGALNEFSKAEGWVRNNPWPVHGQGLVHERAGRFPEAAAAWDKAVALVPAGSKASATLLGCRSRVRREMGDRDAARRDAEAACAAAPGDGDARTALAAVRLDEGRPDQALGLLLSVKGDPRARLLEARACAAKGDLERAGAILAKVRAAELMAPRADLANALAALFEASRDLVRERLEKADAAAAAGRRAEALAGYACAVRFADTTTAASVRGKVEALFAADPSLARLPDGARRLALGGDARVKQGRFLDALDEYGAALGLAPFDRRLLVNTALLCGQLGYYRAAIGHLTTVIGLDPEAPSATAAQAQIWAWERLQERR; translated from the coding sequence ATGACCGGGGATCAGGCTGTTCGACGGACGGTCTCCGCCGGGCTCCTCCTGGGCGTTCTCGCCGGGGCGTCCGGCTTGGCGGCCCAGGACCGGAAGGGAGTGTCCGCCTATTCCGCGGGGGACTTCGAGAAAGCCACCGCCATCTTCGGCGATGCGGCCGCGAGAAGCAAGGACGCCGAGACGCGATGCAGGAACCTGCTGATGATGGCCCGGTCCTGTCGGGCCGCCGGCCGCGCCGGCGAAGCGGTCCTCGTCTACCGGGAAGTCCTGGCGCGCGTCGAGCAGGGCTGGACCTGGGTTTCCTCCCGGAAGATCAAGAGAGATTTGGGCTGGGCCCTCCTCGAATCCGGCGATCCGGCCAGTGCCGTCGCGAGCTTTGCCGAAGCCGTGACCGACGCCCTCGTCCGGGAGCGGCCGACGGACGCCGCCGAAGCTTATGCGGGGCTAGCCGAGGCCTATCGAGCCGGCGGATCGCCGGATGACGCCCTCGCGGCGCAGAAGAGCGCGGTCGAGCTCTCTCCCCGGGACCCGCGCATGTATCTGGCGTTGGCCTCGATCTACGTGGGGATGAGGCGCTACGGGGACGCCTTGGCCGCCGCGAACTGCGCCGCCGATATCAACCTCGACGCCATAAGCCGGCGCGCCGCCGGGCCGGCCGCCGCGGGCGGGGCCGGCGACGGCCGGCTCGACGCCGAGTGCTTCCTGACGGCAGGCTCCGTCCGCCTGGCGATGGGGGACCTGAAAGGCGCCCTGAACGAGTTCTCGAAGGCCGAGGGCTGGGTGAGGAACAACCCCTGGCCGGTCCATGGCCAAGGCCTGGTCCATGAACGGGCCGGCCGGTTCCCTGAGGCGGCGGCCGCCTGGGACAAGGCCGTCGCGCTGGTCCCGGCCGGGTCGAAGGCCTCAGCCACGCTCCTCGGCTGCCGCAGCCGCGTCCGCCGGGAGATGGGCGATCGGGACGCGGCGCGCCGCGACGCCGAGGCGGCCTGCGCGGCCGCTCCCGGGGACGGCGACGCGCGGACGGCCCTGGCCGCCGTGCGGCTCGACGAAGGCCGGCCCGACCAGGCCCTCGGCCTGCTCCTGTCCGTGAAGGGCGATCCGCGCGCCCGCCTGCTCGAAGCGAGGGCCTGCGCGGCGAAGGGCGATCTCGAACGGGCCGGCGCGATCCTCGCCAAGGTGCGGGCCGCGGAGCTGATGGCCCCCCGGGCCGACCTGGCGAACGCTTTGGCCGCCCTTTTCGAAGCTTCGCGAGACCTCGTCCGGGAGAGGCTGGAAAAGGCGGACGCCGCGGCGGCGGCCGGCCGGCGGGCCGAGGCCTTGGCCGGATACGCCTGCGCCGTGCGCTTCGCCGACACGACGACCGCCGCATCAGTTCGCGGGAAGGTCGAAGCCCTTTTCGCGGCCGATCCGTCGCTGGCCCGCCTGCCCGACGGGGCGCGGCGGCTGGCCCTGGGCGGCGACGCCCGCGTCAAACAAGGCCGGTTCCTCGACGCCCTCGATGAATACGGGGCGGCCCTCGGCCTGGCGCCCTTCGACCGCCGGCTCCTCGTCAACACCGCCCTTCTTTGCGGCCAGCTCGGATATTATCGCGCGGCCATCGGGCATCTGACGACCGTGATCGGGCTCGATCCCGAAGCGCCCTCCGCGACTGCGGCCCAGGCACAGATCTGGGCCTGGGAGCGCCTGCAGGAGCGCCGGTGA
- the prmC gene encoding peptide chain release factor N(5)-glutamine methyltransferase, whose translation MDANTTTLSELFRTGAALLGGRPQALLEAKVLLLRAARLTEERYLAAPDRPCPPQAEAFFRRLVERRLAGAPLAHLAGTREFWSLPFEVGPSVLVPRPETEGLVEKVLELSSREDEDIVDVGTGSGCIAVALARELPRARIRAVDVSERALRVARRNAARHKARRIEFLRSDLLSAFRGSGLKFDFIVSNPPYVSRAEWEVLPADVRDFEPRRALFAGESGLDVIERLVRRSGSFLKPGGYLIFEIGEGQRDRVLGLFGRRWTEIETAWDLAGKPRVITARRA comes from the coding sequence TTGGACGCTAACACGACGACCCTAAGCGAACTCTTCCGCACCGGCGCCGCCCTTCTCGGCGGCCGGCCCCAAGCCCTCCTCGAAGCCAAGGTCCTCCTGCTGCGCGCGGCCCGGCTGACGGAGGAGCGCTACCTGGCCGCCCCGGACAGGCCGTGCCCGCCGCAGGCCGAGGCGTTCTTCAGGCGCCTGGTCGAACGGCGGCTGGCGGGCGCGCCGCTGGCGCACCTCGCCGGGACCAGGGAGTTCTGGTCCCTCCCGTTCGAGGTGGGCCCGTCCGTCCTCGTGCCGCGGCCGGAGACCGAGGGCCTGGTCGAGAAGGTCCTCGAGCTCTCGAGCCGGGAGGACGAGGACATCGTCGACGTCGGGACGGGCAGCGGCTGCATCGCCGTCGCCCTGGCCCGGGAGCTGCCGCGGGCCCGGATCCGGGCCGTGGACGTCTCCGAGAGGGCGCTGCGGGTGGCCCGGAGGAACGCGGCCCGCCACAAGGCCCGGCGCATCGAGTTTCTGCGGAGCGACCTGCTCTCGGCCTTCCGCGGCAGCGGCCTCAAGTTCGATTTCATCGTCTCGAACCCGCCCTATGTCTCGCGCGCCGAGTGGGAGGTCCTGCCGGCCGACGTCCGGGACTTCGAGCCGCGACGGGCCCTGTTCGCGGGGGAGTCGGGGCTCGACGTCATCGAGCGGCTGGTCCGGCGCTCCGGGTCCTTCCTGAAGCCCGGCGGCTACCTCATCTTCGAGATCGGCGAAGGGCAGAGGGACAGGGTGCTGGGGCTTTTCGGCAGGCGCTGGACCGAGATCGAGACGGCCTGGGACCTGGCCGGCAAGCCCCGCGTCATCACCGCCCGCCGGGCCTGA
- the prfA gene encoding peptide chain release factor 1, whose protein sequence is MIPELQAIEDKYRQLTAALSDPAIAANPQKIRELAKERAELEPVYRKFQEWTRVRKDRAETQALLADPASEPDLRRLAEGEAADLEARENALAGELRTLLLPKDPNDGKNVILEIRAGAGGDEASLFAQDLFRMYARFAEKRGWKLEVVDTSFSPVGGVKEAIAEIRGAGAYALLKYESGVHRVQRVPKTEAAGRIHTSTATVAVLPEAEEIDLKIDPKDLKIEAFGSSGPGGQNVNRNYTAIRITHKPSGLVVSCQDEKSQHRNKEKALRVLRSRLMDIAERERQAKIADHRRSQVGTGERSEKIRTYNFPQSRITDHRLNENFHNIEAVLDGDLDEILGHLVSQAQAQALGETAPEGGQAKDVGR, encoded by the coding sequence ATGATCCCTGAACTCCAGGCGATCGAGGATAAATACCGTCAGCTGACCGCCGCCCTCTCCGACCCCGCGATCGCCGCCAATCCGCAGAAGATCCGCGAGCTGGCCAAGGAACGGGCCGAGCTCGAGCCCGTCTACCGCAAATTCCAGGAGTGGACGCGCGTCCGCAAGGACCGCGCCGAGACCCAGGCCCTCCTGGCCGACCCGGCCAGCGAGCCCGACCTCAGGCGCCTGGCCGAGGGCGAGGCCGCGGACCTGGAGGCCCGGGAGAACGCTCTGGCCGGCGAGCTCCGGACCCTGCTCCTGCCCAAGGACCCCAACGACGGGAAGAACGTCATCCTGGAGATCCGGGCCGGGGCCGGCGGCGACGAGGCCTCGCTCTTCGCCCAGGACCTATTCCGCATGTACGCCCGGTTCGCCGAGAAGCGGGGCTGGAAGCTCGAGGTCGTCGACACCAGCTTCTCGCCGGTCGGCGGGGTCAAGGAGGCCATCGCCGAGATCCGCGGCGCCGGCGCCTACGCGTTGCTGAAGTACGAGAGCGGCGTCCACCGCGTCCAGCGCGTGCCGAAGACCGAGGCGGCCGGCCGCATCCACACCTCGACCGCTACTGTGGCCGTGCTGCCGGAAGCCGAGGAGATCGACCTCAAGATCGACCCGAAGGACCTCAAGATCGAGGCCTTCGGCTCGTCGGGCCCGGGCGGCCAGAACGTCAACCGGAACTACACGGCCATCCGCATCACCCATAAGCCGTCCGGCCTCGTCGTCTCCTGCCAGGACGAGAAATCCCAGCACCGGAACAAGGAGAAGGCCCTCCGGGTCCTGCGCTCGCGGCTCATGGACATCGCCGAGCGGGAGCGGCAGGCCAAGATCGCCGACCACCGCCGCTCCCAGGTCGGGACGGGGGAGCGGAGCGAGAAGATCCGGACCTACAACTTTCCCCAGTCGCGCATCACCGACCACCGCCTGAACGAGAACTTCCACAACATCGAAGCCGTCCTGGACGGGGACCTCGACGAGATCCTGGGACATCTCGTCAGCCAGGCCCAAGCCCAGGCGCTGGGCGAAACCGCTCCCGAGGGCGGCCAGGCCAAGGACGTTGGACGCTAA
- the rpmE gene encoding 50S ribosomal protein L31, with translation MKKDVHPEYQDCLVTCACGSTFMTRSTKKEIRVEICSQCHPFFTGKQKFIDSAGRVEKFKKKFGDAKDFRNRNIKNLAKTKKSSR, from the coding sequence ATGAAAAAAGACGTCCATCCCGAATACCAGGACTGCCTCGTGACCTGCGCCTGCGGCAGCACGTTCATGACGCGGTCAACGAAGAAGGAGATCCGGGTCGAGATCTGCTCCCAGTGCCACCCCTTCTTCACCGGCAAGCAGAAGTTCATCGACAGCGCCGGCCGGGTCGAGAAGTTCAAGAAGAAATTCGGCGACGCCAAGGACTTCCGGAACCGGAACATCAAGAACCTGGCGAAGACCAAGAAATCCTCGCGTTGA
- the rsmD gene encoding 16S rRNA (guanine(966)-N(2))-methyltransferase RsmD — MIRIISGIYKGRRLKLVPSTSVRPMQDKVKGALFSIVGGRLPGAACLDGFAGTGSIGLEALSRGAAKCVFVDEFYPAVKVIRANIARCGAEEKSVVLHREFNRAVIDLAGEGVRFDVIFLDPPYRLLEERNPLKVIRKRGLLKPGGLIVLRHFFKIKPKLGDFKLERRVDMGDDILELFTSLPSGPGAGTAAEAAVEAAAESAPPKRSGTRLPAKRRSLKIGT, encoded by the coding sequence ATGATCAGGATCATCAGCGGCATCTACAAGGGGCGCCGTCTCAAGCTCGTGCCCAGCACCTCGGTCCGCCCGATGCAGGACAAGGTCAAGGGGGCCCTCTTCAGCATCGTCGGCGGCCGGCTGCCCGGCGCGGCCTGTCTCGACGGCTTCGCCGGCACGGGCTCGATCGGGCTCGAGGCCCTGAGCCGCGGCGCGGCGAAGTGCGTCTTCGTCGACGAGTTCTATCCGGCGGTCAAGGTCATCCGCGCCAACATCGCCCGGTGCGGGGCCGAGGAGAAGTCCGTCGTCCTCCACCGGGAGTTCAACCGGGCCGTCATCGACCTGGCCGGGGAGGGGGTGCGCTTCGACGTCATCTTCCTCGATCCGCCCTACCGGCTCCTGGAGGAGCGGAACCCGCTCAAGGTCATCCGCAAGCGCGGCCTGCTCAAGCCCGGCGGCCTGATCGTCCTCCGCCATTTCTTCAAGATCAAACCCAAGCTCGGCGACTTCAAGCTCGAGCGCCGGGTGGACATGGGCGACGACATCCTGGAGCTGTTCACTTCCCTGCCGTCCGGTCCGGGCGCCGGAACCGCCGCCGAGGCCGCCGTTGAGGCCGCGGCCGAAAGCGCCCCGCCGAAGCGGTCCGGGACCCGCTTGCCCGCGAAGCGGCGTTCCCTTAAAATAGGGACATGA